A window of the Cucurbita pepo subsp. pepo cultivar mu-cu-16 chromosome LG01, ASM280686v2, whole genome shotgun sequence genome harbors these coding sequences:
- the LOC111806369 gene encoding lisH domain and HEAT repeat-containing protein KIAA1468 homolog isoform X2, giving the protein MDVERSSLCNCVVNFLLEENYVLTAFELLHELLDDGRDAQAIRLKAFFSDPVHFPPDQISRFNSPRVAEPQTLLEEKEAIAEKLAISKYELRLAQEDISKLKIELQKKKEARSVVLSDTKADSTISGRQEAYEEKRDGFSDLGPLKGNERQDLNRAVKEYLLIAGYRLTAMTFYEEVTDQNLDVWPNSPASVSDALRHYYYQYLSSTTEAAEGKNAMNRQNVSLLEGNKELYHEKESFLRNKDFAESQIGALTKSLETMQKEIKDKESLVQDLKKSWEHQRKELSDCRAEIAALKMHIEGSRSNLYSAANDVDPGQLQSSETYKEEIKLLQIEIENLKAKNMNASDPVEPIVSKEVSEKAEDKIVEIHEDKNILAHVSDAGNIAVDNGDAPPVAMQTSGNNMSKSEEFIHELSVLSSNSVKCMENKESVSNQKGQQLAEDNVIPVKANNPYDEAVLEKGLGTIQILADALPKIVPYVLINHREELLPLIMCAIERHPDSYTRDSLTHTLFNLIKRPDEQQRRIIMDACVSLAKSVGEMRTETELLPQCWEQINHMYEERRLLVAQSCGELAEFVRPEIRDSLILSIVQQLIEDSATVVREAAVHNLAMLLPLFPNIDKYYKVEEMMFQLVCDPAGVVVETSMKDLVPAVVKWGNKLDHVLRVLLSHILSSAQRCPPLSGVEGSLESHLRFFGERERWNVDVLLRMLAELLPFVHHKAIETCPFSSVTQTTGTMISTSVLELYAGGCIEWPAFEWIHVDCFPDLIQLACFLPQKEDSLRNRVTRFLLAVSERFGDSYLTHIMLPVFLVAVGESADLAFFPSTVHSRIKGLKPKTILSERLATICVLPLLLAGVLGAPSKHEDLVQFLRKLLVEGTKEENPSANRYNEIVDAVRFFCTFERHHSMIFNILWEMVVSSHINMKISAAKLLKVIVPYTDSKVASAHILPALVTLGSDPNFKVKYASIDAFGAVAQHFKNDIIVDKIRVQMDAFLEDGSHEATIAVVRALVVAVPHTTERLREYLLSKIFQLSAAPPSSSALMRRRERADAFCEAIRALDGTDLSATSIRELFLPTMQNLLKDLDALDPAHKEALEIIMRERSGGTFETISKVMGSHLGIASSVSSFFGGDGGLGKKEPLELSPTRPVEPPNPAPPPAAEDTRFRRIMRGSFTDMLRGKVKSQDDSQIL; this is encoded by the exons ATGGACGTGGAAAGATCGTCGTTGTGCAATTGCGTCGTTAACTTTTTGCTGGAGGAGAACTATGTGTTGACAGCATTTGAGCTCCTCCACGAGCTTCTCGACGATGGCCGGGATGCGCAGGCCATTCGCCTCAAGGCCTTCTTCTCCGATCCTGTTCACTTCCCTCCTGATCAAATCTCCCGCTTCAATTCTCCTCGAG TTGCAGAGCCTCAAACTTTGttggaggagaaagaagcaaTAGCAGAAAAGTTAGCTATCAGCAAGTATGAGCTGCGCTTAGCTCAAGAAGACATTTCAAAGTTGAAGATCGAATTgcagaaaaagaaggaggcCCGTTCAGTTGTGTTGAGtg ATACAAAGGCTGATTCTACAATTAGTGGTCGGCAAGAGGCTTATGAAGAAAAGAGGGATGGCTTCTCTGATCTGGGTCCACTTAAAGGCAATGAACGTCAAGATCTTAATCGTGCTGTGAAGGAATATCTGCTTATAGCAGGTTATCGACTTACTGCAATGACATTTTATGAGGAG GTTACAGATCAAAACCTTGACGTTTGGCCTAACTCACCTGCATCTGTATCAGATGCCCTGCGTCACTACTATTATCAATATTTATCCTCCACCACGGAAGCTGCTGAG GGAAAAAATGCAATGAATCGACAAAACGTGTCTTTACTTGAAGGAAACAAGGAATTATATCATGAAAAGGAAAGCTTTCtaagaaacaaagattttGCCGAGAGTCAGATAGGCGCATTAACAAAGTCTTTAGAAACTATGCAGAaggaaattaaagataaagaGAGCCTG GTACAAGATTTAAAGAAATCCTGGGAGCACCAGAGAAAGGAACTCAGTGACTGTAGAGCTGAAATTGCTGCACTAAAAATGCACATTGAGGGATCTCGTTCTAATTTGTACTCAGCTGCCAATGATGTGGATCCTGGCCAACTGCAGTCCTCTGAAACTTACAAGGAGGAAATAAAGTTACTGcaaattgaaattgagaatttaaaagcaaaaaatatgaatgcttCAGATCCTGTAGAACCAATTGTTTCCAAGGAAGTGTCTGAGAAGGCAGAAGACAAAATTGTTGAGATACATGaagataaaaacattttagCTCATGTGTCAGATGCAGGGAATATAGCTGTAGATAATGGAGATGCTCCGCCAGTGGCTATGCAAACTTCTGGTAACAACATGAGCAAGTCCGAGGAGTTTATCCATGAGCTTTCAGTACTTTCATCAAATAGTGTTAAGTGCatggaaaataaagaaagtgtCTCCAACCAGAAGGGTCAGCAACTGGCAGAAGACAATGTGATACCCGTAAAAGCAAACAACCCATATGATGAAGCTGTTCTTGAAAAG GGTTTGGGGACCATTCAGATACTTGCAGATGCCTTACCAAAGATAGTTCCTTATGTTTTGATCAATCATCGTGAG GAGCTTCTTCCCCTTATAATGTGTGCAATTGAGCGTCATCCGGATAGTTACACCCGGGATTCCTTAACTCACACTCtgtttaatttaatcaaacgTCCAGATGAACAGCAAAGACGTATCATCATGGAT GCATGTGTTTCCCTTGCTAAGAGTGTTGGAGAGATGAGAACAGAAACGGAGTTACTCCCTCAGTGCTGGGAACAA ATAAATCACATGTATGAGGAGCGTAGACTACTGGTTGCTCAATCATGTGGGGAGCTAGCAGAATTTGTCCGGCCTGAGATTCGTGATTCTCTTATCCTGTCTATTGTGCAACAACTGATTGAAGATTCTGCAACTGTTGTGCGGGAGGCTGCTGTTCATAATCTTGCTATGCTGCTTCCCCTCTTTCCAAACATTGACAAATATTACAAG GTAGAGGAGATGATGTTTCAGTTGGTCTGTGATCCGGCTGGTGTGGTTGTGGAAACTTCAATGAAGGATCTGGTTCCTGCTGTTGTGAAGTGGGGAAACAAGTTAGACCATGTCTTAAGAGTATTATTATCTCATATTTTGAGCTCTGCTCAG CGGTGCCCACCTCTTTCCGGTGTTGAAGGATCACTTGAGTCTCATCTTCGTTTTTTCGGTGAACGGGAACGCTGGAATGTTGATGTTTTACTAAGAATGCTGGCAGAATTGCTTCCATTCGTGCACCATAAAGCAATAGAAACTTGCCCATTTTCTTCCGTAACACAAACTACAGGAACAATGATTTCAACTTCTGTGCTTGAACTGTATGCAGG GGGATGCATTGAATGGCCAGCATTTGAATGGATTCATGTAGACTGCTTTCCTGATCTAATTCAGCTGGCTTGTTTTTTACCTCAGAAAGAAGACAGCCTAAGAAATCGAGTTACCAGG TTTCTATTGGCTGTATCTGAACGTTTTGGTGATTCTTATTTGACACATATTATGCTGCCTGTATTCTTGGTAGCAGTTGGGGAAAGTGCAGATTTGGCATTTTTTCCTTCAACTGTTCATTCAAGAATTAAAG GTCTTAAACCAAAAACAATTTTGAGCGAGAGACTTGCAACAATTTGTGTTTTGCCACTTCTTCTAGCTGGTGTTTTGGGTGCTCCTAGTAAACACGAAGATTTAGTGCAGTTTTTGAGGAAACTATTAGTCGAAGGCACTAAGGAGGAGAATCCGTCAGCAAATCGATATAACGAGATTGTTGATGCAGTCCGCTTCTTTTG TACATTTGAACGGCACCATAGtatgatttttaatattctgTGGGAGATGGTTGTTAGCTCTCACATAAATATGAAGATCAGTGCAGCCAAGTTGCTCAAAGTTATT GTACCGTACACTGATTCAAAAGTTGCTTCTGCTCACATTTTGCCTGCTCTGGTTACTTTGGGATCAGACCCGAACTTCAAGGTGAAGTATGCAAGCATAGATGCGTTTGGGGCTGTTGCACAACATTTTAAGAATGACATT ATAGTGGATAAGATAAGGGTTCAAATGGATGCTTTTCTCGAAGATGGATCCCATGAGGCTACAATAGCTGTGGTCCGTGCATTGGTGGTGGCTGTTCCTCATACAACAGAAAGACTTAGAGAAT ATCTTTTATCCAAGATCTTTCAACTCTCAGCCGCACCCCCTTCATCAAGTGCATTGATGCGTCGCCGTGAGAGAGCCGATGCATTTTGTGAGGCAATTCGTGCTTTGGATGGTACAG ACCTATCGGCAACCAGCATACGGGAGCTATTCCTTCCTACCATGCAAAACcttttaaaagatttagatGCTTTGGATCCAGCACACAAGGAAGCTCTTGAAATCATAATGAGGGAGAGATCGGGAGGAACTTTTGAAACCATCAGTAAGGTGATGGGTTCACATCTTGGAATTGCTTCATCAGTGAGCAGTTTCTTTGGTGGTGATGGTGGGCTGGGAAAGAAAGAACCTTTGGAGCTATCTCCAACCAGACCAGTTGAGCCACCAAATCCTGCGCCACCACCAGCAGCTGAGGACACTAGGTTCAGGCGAATTATGCGAGGAAGTTTCACAGACATGCTCCGAGGCAAAGTTAAAAGTCAGGACGATTCCCAGATCCTATGA
- the LOC111806369 gene encoding lisH domain and HEAT repeat-containing protein KIAA1468 homolog isoform X3, with protein sequence MTFYEEVTDQNLDVWPNSPASVSDALRHYYYQYLSSTTEAAEGKNAMNRQNVSLLEGNKELYHEKESFLRNKDFAESQIGALTKSLETMQKEIKDKESLVQDLKKSWEHQRKELSDCRAEIAALKMHIEGSRSNLYSAANDVDPGQLQSSETYKEEIKLLQIEIENLKAKNMNASDPVEPIVSKEVSEKAEDKIVEIHEDKNILAHVSDAGNIAVDNGDAPPVAMQTSGNNMSKSEEFIHELSVLSSNSVKCMENKESVSNQKGQQLAEDNVIPVKANNPYDEAVLEKGLGTIQILADALPKIVPYVLINHREELLPLIMCAIERHPDSYTRDSLTHTLFNLIKRPDEQQRRIIMDACVSLAKSVGEMRTETELLPQCWEQINHMYEERRLLVAQSCGELAEFVRPEIRDSLILSIVQQLIEDSATVVREAAVHNLAMLLPLFPNIDKYYKVEEMMFQLVCDPAGVVVETSMKDLVPAVVKWGNKLDHVLRVLLSHILSSAQRCPPLSGVEGSLESHLRFFGERERWNVDVLLRMLAELLPFVHHKAIETCPFSSVTQTTGTMISTSVLELYAGGCIEWPAFEWIHVDCFPDLIQLACFLPQKEDSLRNRVTRFLLAVSERFGDSYLTHIMLPVFLVAVGESADLAFFPSTVHSRIKGLKPKTILSERLATICVLPLLLAGVLGAPSKHEDLVQFLRKLLVEGTKEENPSANRYNEIVDAVRFFCTFERHHSMIFNILWEMVVSSHINMKISAAKLLKVIVPYTDSKVASAHILPALVTLGSDPNFKVKYASIDAFGAVAQHFKNDIIVDKIRVQMDAFLEDGSHEATIAVVRALVVAVPHTTERLREYLLSKIFQLSAAPPSSSALMRRRERADAFCEAIRALDGTDLSATSIRELFLPTMQNLLKDLDALDPAHKEALEIIMRERSGGTFETISKVMGSHLGIASSVSSFFGGDGGLGKKEPLELSPTRPVEPPNPAPPPAAEDTRFRRIMRGSFTDMLRGKVKSQDDSQIL encoded by the exons ATGACATTTTATGAGGAG GTTACAGATCAAAACCTTGACGTTTGGCCTAACTCACCTGCATCTGTATCAGATGCCCTGCGTCACTACTATTATCAATATTTATCCTCCACCACGGAAGCTGCTGAG GGAAAAAATGCAATGAATCGACAAAACGTGTCTTTACTTGAAGGAAACAAGGAATTATATCATGAAAAGGAAAGCTTTCtaagaaacaaagattttGCCGAGAGTCAGATAGGCGCATTAACAAAGTCTTTAGAAACTATGCAGAaggaaattaaagataaagaGAGCCTG GTACAAGATTTAAAGAAATCCTGGGAGCACCAGAGAAAGGAACTCAGTGACTGTAGAGCTGAAATTGCTGCACTAAAAATGCACATTGAGGGATCTCGTTCTAATTTGTACTCAGCTGCCAATGATGTGGATCCTGGCCAACTGCAGTCCTCTGAAACTTACAAGGAGGAAATAAAGTTACTGcaaattgaaattgagaatttaaaagcaaaaaatatgaatgcttCAGATCCTGTAGAACCAATTGTTTCCAAGGAAGTGTCTGAGAAGGCAGAAGACAAAATTGTTGAGATACATGaagataaaaacattttagCTCATGTGTCAGATGCAGGGAATATAGCTGTAGATAATGGAGATGCTCCGCCAGTGGCTATGCAAACTTCTGGTAACAACATGAGCAAGTCCGAGGAGTTTATCCATGAGCTTTCAGTACTTTCATCAAATAGTGTTAAGTGCatggaaaataaagaaagtgtCTCCAACCAGAAGGGTCAGCAACTGGCAGAAGACAATGTGATACCCGTAAAAGCAAACAACCCATATGATGAAGCTGTTCTTGAAAAG GGTTTGGGGACCATTCAGATACTTGCAGATGCCTTACCAAAGATAGTTCCTTATGTTTTGATCAATCATCGTGAG GAGCTTCTTCCCCTTATAATGTGTGCAATTGAGCGTCATCCGGATAGTTACACCCGGGATTCCTTAACTCACACTCtgtttaatttaatcaaacgTCCAGATGAACAGCAAAGACGTATCATCATGGAT GCATGTGTTTCCCTTGCTAAGAGTGTTGGAGAGATGAGAACAGAAACGGAGTTACTCCCTCAGTGCTGGGAACAA ATAAATCACATGTATGAGGAGCGTAGACTACTGGTTGCTCAATCATGTGGGGAGCTAGCAGAATTTGTCCGGCCTGAGATTCGTGATTCTCTTATCCTGTCTATTGTGCAACAACTGATTGAAGATTCTGCAACTGTTGTGCGGGAGGCTGCTGTTCATAATCTTGCTATGCTGCTTCCCCTCTTTCCAAACATTGACAAATATTACAAG GTAGAGGAGATGATGTTTCAGTTGGTCTGTGATCCGGCTGGTGTGGTTGTGGAAACTTCAATGAAGGATCTGGTTCCTGCTGTTGTGAAGTGGGGAAACAAGTTAGACCATGTCTTAAGAGTATTATTATCTCATATTTTGAGCTCTGCTCAG CGGTGCCCACCTCTTTCCGGTGTTGAAGGATCACTTGAGTCTCATCTTCGTTTTTTCGGTGAACGGGAACGCTGGAATGTTGATGTTTTACTAAGAATGCTGGCAGAATTGCTTCCATTCGTGCACCATAAAGCAATAGAAACTTGCCCATTTTCTTCCGTAACACAAACTACAGGAACAATGATTTCAACTTCTGTGCTTGAACTGTATGCAGG GGGATGCATTGAATGGCCAGCATTTGAATGGATTCATGTAGACTGCTTTCCTGATCTAATTCAGCTGGCTTGTTTTTTACCTCAGAAAGAAGACAGCCTAAGAAATCGAGTTACCAGG TTTCTATTGGCTGTATCTGAACGTTTTGGTGATTCTTATTTGACACATATTATGCTGCCTGTATTCTTGGTAGCAGTTGGGGAAAGTGCAGATTTGGCATTTTTTCCTTCAACTGTTCATTCAAGAATTAAAG GTCTTAAACCAAAAACAATTTTGAGCGAGAGACTTGCAACAATTTGTGTTTTGCCACTTCTTCTAGCTGGTGTTTTGGGTGCTCCTAGTAAACACGAAGATTTAGTGCAGTTTTTGAGGAAACTATTAGTCGAAGGCACTAAGGAGGAGAATCCGTCAGCAAATCGATATAACGAGATTGTTGATGCAGTCCGCTTCTTTTG TACATTTGAACGGCACCATAGtatgatttttaatattctgTGGGAGATGGTTGTTAGCTCTCACATAAATATGAAGATCAGTGCAGCCAAGTTGCTCAAAGTTATT GTACCGTACACTGATTCAAAAGTTGCTTCTGCTCACATTTTGCCTGCTCTGGTTACTTTGGGATCAGACCCGAACTTCAAGGTGAAGTATGCAAGCATAGATGCGTTTGGGGCTGTTGCACAACATTTTAAGAATGACATT ATAGTGGATAAGATAAGGGTTCAAATGGATGCTTTTCTCGAAGATGGATCCCATGAGGCTACAATAGCTGTGGTCCGTGCATTGGTGGTGGCTGTTCCTCATACAACAGAAAGACTTAGAGAAT ATCTTTTATCCAAGATCTTTCAACTCTCAGCCGCACCCCCTTCATCAAGTGCATTGATGCGTCGCCGTGAGAGAGCCGATGCATTTTGTGAGGCAATTCGTGCTTTGGATGGTACAG ACCTATCGGCAACCAGCATACGGGAGCTATTCCTTCCTACCATGCAAAACcttttaaaagatttagatGCTTTGGATCCAGCACACAAGGAAGCTCTTGAAATCATAATGAGGGAGAGATCGGGAGGAACTTTTGAAACCATCAGTAAGGTGATGGGTTCACATCTTGGAATTGCTTCATCAGTGAGCAGTTTCTTTGGTGGTGATGGTGGGCTGGGAAAGAAAGAACCTTTGGAGCTATCTCCAACCAGACCAGTTGAGCCACCAAATCCTGCGCCACCACCAGCAGCTGAGGACACTAGGTTCAGGCGAATTATGCGAGGAAGTTTCACAGACATGCTCCGAGGCAAAGTTAAAAGTCAGGACGATTCCCAGATCCTATGA
- the LOC111806369 gene encoding lisH domain and HEAT repeat-containing protein KIAA1468 homolog isoform X1 — protein sequence MDVERSSLCNCVVNFLLEENYVLTAFELLHELLDDGRDAQAIRLKAFFSDPVHFPPDQISRFNSPRVAEPQTLLEEKEAIAEKLAISKYELRLAQEDISKLKIELQKKKEARSVVLSVDTKADSTISGRQEAYEEKRDGFSDLGPLKGNERQDLNRAVKEYLLIAGYRLTAMTFYEEVTDQNLDVWPNSPASVSDALRHYYYQYLSSTTEAAEGKNAMNRQNVSLLEGNKELYHEKESFLRNKDFAESQIGALTKSLETMQKEIKDKESLVQDLKKSWEHQRKELSDCRAEIAALKMHIEGSRSNLYSAANDVDPGQLQSSETYKEEIKLLQIEIENLKAKNMNASDPVEPIVSKEVSEKAEDKIVEIHEDKNILAHVSDAGNIAVDNGDAPPVAMQTSGNNMSKSEEFIHELSVLSSNSVKCMENKESVSNQKGQQLAEDNVIPVKANNPYDEAVLEKGLGTIQILADALPKIVPYVLINHREELLPLIMCAIERHPDSYTRDSLTHTLFNLIKRPDEQQRRIIMDACVSLAKSVGEMRTETELLPQCWEQINHMYEERRLLVAQSCGELAEFVRPEIRDSLILSIVQQLIEDSATVVREAAVHNLAMLLPLFPNIDKYYKVEEMMFQLVCDPAGVVVETSMKDLVPAVVKWGNKLDHVLRVLLSHILSSAQRCPPLSGVEGSLESHLRFFGERERWNVDVLLRMLAELLPFVHHKAIETCPFSSVTQTTGTMISTSVLELYAGGCIEWPAFEWIHVDCFPDLIQLACFLPQKEDSLRNRVTRFLLAVSERFGDSYLTHIMLPVFLVAVGESADLAFFPSTVHSRIKGLKPKTILSERLATICVLPLLLAGVLGAPSKHEDLVQFLRKLLVEGTKEENPSANRYNEIVDAVRFFCTFERHHSMIFNILWEMVVSSHINMKISAAKLLKVIVPYTDSKVASAHILPALVTLGSDPNFKVKYASIDAFGAVAQHFKNDIIVDKIRVQMDAFLEDGSHEATIAVVRALVVAVPHTTERLREYLLSKIFQLSAAPPSSSALMRRRERADAFCEAIRALDGTDLSATSIRELFLPTMQNLLKDLDALDPAHKEALEIIMRERSGGTFETISKVMGSHLGIASSVSSFFGGDGGLGKKEPLELSPTRPVEPPNPAPPPAAEDTRFRRIMRGSFTDMLRGKVKSQDDSQIL from the exons ATGGACGTGGAAAGATCGTCGTTGTGCAATTGCGTCGTTAACTTTTTGCTGGAGGAGAACTATGTGTTGACAGCATTTGAGCTCCTCCACGAGCTTCTCGACGATGGCCGGGATGCGCAGGCCATTCGCCTCAAGGCCTTCTTCTCCGATCCTGTTCACTTCCCTCCTGATCAAATCTCCCGCTTCAATTCTCCTCGAG TTGCAGAGCCTCAAACTTTGttggaggagaaagaagcaaTAGCAGAAAAGTTAGCTATCAGCAAGTATGAGCTGCGCTTAGCTCAAGAAGACATTTCAAAGTTGAAGATCGAATTgcagaaaaagaaggaggcCCGTTCAGTTGTGTTGAGtg TAGATACAAAGGCTGATTCTACAATTAGTGGTCGGCAAGAGGCTTATGAAGAAAAGAGGGATGGCTTCTCTGATCTGGGTCCACTTAAAGGCAATGAACGTCAAGATCTTAATCGTGCTGTGAAGGAATATCTGCTTATAGCAGGTTATCGACTTACTGCAATGACATTTTATGAGGAG GTTACAGATCAAAACCTTGACGTTTGGCCTAACTCACCTGCATCTGTATCAGATGCCCTGCGTCACTACTATTATCAATATTTATCCTCCACCACGGAAGCTGCTGAG GGAAAAAATGCAATGAATCGACAAAACGTGTCTTTACTTGAAGGAAACAAGGAATTATATCATGAAAAGGAAAGCTTTCtaagaaacaaagattttGCCGAGAGTCAGATAGGCGCATTAACAAAGTCTTTAGAAACTATGCAGAaggaaattaaagataaagaGAGCCTG GTACAAGATTTAAAGAAATCCTGGGAGCACCAGAGAAAGGAACTCAGTGACTGTAGAGCTGAAATTGCTGCACTAAAAATGCACATTGAGGGATCTCGTTCTAATTTGTACTCAGCTGCCAATGATGTGGATCCTGGCCAACTGCAGTCCTCTGAAACTTACAAGGAGGAAATAAAGTTACTGcaaattgaaattgagaatttaaaagcaaaaaatatgaatgcttCAGATCCTGTAGAACCAATTGTTTCCAAGGAAGTGTCTGAGAAGGCAGAAGACAAAATTGTTGAGATACATGaagataaaaacattttagCTCATGTGTCAGATGCAGGGAATATAGCTGTAGATAATGGAGATGCTCCGCCAGTGGCTATGCAAACTTCTGGTAACAACATGAGCAAGTCCGAGGAGTTTATCCATGAGCTTTCAGTACTTTCATCAAATAGTGTTAAGTGCatggaaaataaagaaagtgtCTCCAACCAGAAGGGTCAGCAACTGGCAGAAGACAATGTGATACCCGTAAAAGCAAACAACCCATATGATGAAGCTGTTCTTGAAAAG GGTTTGGGGACCATTCAGATACTTGCAGATGCCTTACCAAAGATAGTTCCTTATGTTTTGATCAATCATCGTGAG GAGCTTCTTCCCCTTATAATGTGTGCAATTGAGCGTCATCCGGATAGTTACACCCGGGATTCCTTAACTCACACTCtgtttaatttaatcaaacgTCCAGATGAACAGCAAAGACGTATCATCATGGAT GCATGTGTTTCCCTTGCTAAGAGTGTTGGAGAGATGAGAACAGAAACGGAGTTACTCCCTCAGTGCTGGGAACAA ATAAATCACATGTATGAGGAGCGTAGACTACTGGTTGCTCAATCATGTGGGGAGCTAGCAGAATTTGTCCGGCCTGAGATTCGTGATTCTCTTATCCTGTCTATTGTGCAACAACTGATTGAAGATTCTGCAACTGTTGTGCGGGAGGCTGCTGTTCATAATCTTGCTATGCTGCTTCCCCTCTTTCCAAACATTGACAAATATTACAAG GTAGAGGAGATGATGTTTCAGTTGGTCTGTGATCCGGCTGGTGTGGTTGTGGAAACTTCAATGAAGGATCTGGTTCCTGCTGTTGTGAAGTGGGGAAACAAGTTAGACCATGTCTTAAGAGTATTATTATCTCATATTTTGAGCTCTGCTCAG CGGTGCCCACCTCTTTCCGGTGTTGAAGGATCACTTGAGTCTCATCTTCGTTTTTTCGGTGAACGGGAACGCTGGAATGTTGATGTTTTACTAAGAATGCTGGCAGAATTGCTTCCATTCGTGCACCATAAAGCAATAGAAACTTGCCCATTTTCTTCCGTAACACAAACTACAGGAACAATGATTTCAACTTCTGTGCTTGAACTGTATGCAGG GGGATGCATTGAATGGCCAGCATTTGAATGGATTCATGTAGACTGCTTTCCTGATCTAATTCAGCTGGCTTGTTTTTTACCTCAGAAAGAAGACAGCCTAAGAAATCGAGTTACCAGG TTTCTATTGGCTGTATCTGAACGTTTTGGTGATTCTTATTTGACACATATTATGCTGCCTGTATTCTTGGTAGCAGTTGGGGAAAGTGCAGATTTGGCATTTTTTCCTTCAACTGTTCATTCAAGAATTAAAG GTCTTAAACCAAAAACAATTTTGAGCGAGAGACTTGCAACAATTTGTGTTTTGCCACTTCTTCTAGCTGGTGTTTTGGGTGCTCCTAGTAAACACGAAGATTTAGTGCAGTTTTTGAGGAAACTATTAGTCGAAGGCACTAAGGAGGAGAATCCGTCAGCAAATCGATATAACGAGATTGTTGATGCAGTCCGCTTCTTTTG TACATTTGAACGGCACCATAGtatgatttttaatattctgTGGGAGATGGTTGTTAGCTCTCACATAAATATGAAGATCAGTGCAGCCAAGTTGCTCAAAGTTATT GTACCGTACACTGATTCAAAAGTTGCTTCTGCTCACATTTTGCCTGCTCTGGTTACTTTGGGATCAGACCCGAACTTCAAGGTGAAGTATGCAAGCATAGATGCGTTTGGGGCTGTTGCACAACATTTTAAGAATGACATT ATAGTGGATAAGATAAGGGTTCAAATGGATGCTTTTCTCGAAGATGGATCCCATGAGGCTACAATAGCTGTGGTCCGTGCATTGGTGGTGGCTGTTCCTCATACAACAGAAAGACTTAGAGAAT ATCTTTTATCCAAGATCTTTCAACTCTCAGCCGCACCCCCTTCATCAAGTGCATTGATGCGTCGCCGTGAGAGAGCCGATGCATTTTGTGAGGCAATTCGTGCTTTGGATGGTACAG ACCTATCGGCAACCAGCATACGGGAGCTATTCCTTCCTACCATGCAAAACcttttaaaagatttagatGCTTTGGATCCAGCACACAAGGAAGCTCTTGAAATCATAATGAGGGAGAGATCGGGAGGAACTTTTGAAACCATCAGTAAGGTGATGGGTTCACATCTTGGAATTGCTTCATCAGTGAGCAGTTTCTTTGGTGGTGATGGTGGGCTGGGAAAGAAAGAACCTTTGGAGCTATCTCCAACCAGACCAGTTGAGCCACCAAATCCTGCGCCACCACCAGCAGCTGAGGACACTAGGTTCAGGCGAATTATGCGAGGAAGTTTCACAGACATGCTCCGAGGCAAAGTTAAAAGTCAGGACGATTCCCAGATCCTATGA